Below is a genomic region from Streptomyces ferrugineus.
CACGGCCAGCTCGACCTCACCGCGGACGGGACGATCGCCGTCGACGGCCGCAGCTCCCGTACGAACCTGCCCGGCGTGTTCGCCGCCGGCGACGTCATCGACCCCACCTACCGCCAGGCCGTCACCGCCGCCGCATCCGGCACGGTCGCCGCCCTCGACGCCGAGCACTTCCTCACCACGCTCCCCGACGAACTCCTGCGGCGCACGACCTCGGACCGGACCGGCGACCTCGCCGCGGCCTGACCACAAGCCCGCCTGCCCCAGCGAAGAACCGCAGAAAGAGAGACATAACGCCATGTCAGCAGCCCGCCCCGTCACGGACGCCTCCTTCGCCGACGACGTCCTGCTCAGCGACAAGCCCGTCCTGGTCGACTTCTGGGCCACCTGGTGCCCGCCGTGCCGCGCCGTCTCCCCGATCCTCGACAAGCTCGCGGCCGACCACGCCGACACCCTGAAGGTCGTCAAGCTCGACGTCGACCAGAACCCGGTCACGGCCCGCCAGTACGGGATCACCTCGATCCCCACGATGAAGGTCTTCCAGGGCGGCAGGCCCGTGAAGACCCTCGTCGGCGCCCTGCCCCAGGCTGCCCTGGAAGCCGAGCTGGCGCCCTACCTGCGCAGTGCGGCATGAGTGGCGTACGAGTCACCCCGTGGCAAGACGACAGTTTCCCCTCCCCGCCCGCCCAGTTGCTCGCCGCCATGCAGGGCCGCCGGCCCAACGGTGAACTGATCGGCATCGACCGGGTCCTGCTGCGGAGCTTCCCGCTCGCCACCGGCTGGAACGAACTCCTCGGCCGGGTCCGCGCCGACTTCAGCCTGGAACTGGAGTACCGCGAACTGATCATGCTGCGCGTGGCCGTGCTCAACCGCGCCGATTTCGAATGGAACGTGCACCACCCGGCCTACCTGCAGGCAGGCGGCACCGAGGACAAGTGCCTCGCCCTCAAGAAGCCCGACGCAGCGGACGGCATCTTCGACGCGAAGGAGCGCGCCCTGATCGCGCTCACCGACCAGTCCACCAGGCAGGTCGAGGTCGACCCCGAACTCATCGAGGAACTCAAGGAGTCGTTCGGCGAGACCAAGACGGTCGAAGCGGTGGCCACGGTCGCCGCCTACAACATGGTCTCCCGCTTCCTGGTCGCGCTGGCGATCTGAAGCAATCAGCCCCAGCCCTGGAGCCGACGCTTCCCCCCTTCGCCGGGCCGCTATTGACCTGCACCCCCGCACACAGCCGCCCCCGCACCCCGGTGCCTCCTCGGAGGCCCGGCGGTCGCGCCGCCGCCCGCCGCCCGCCGCCCGCCGCCCGCCGCAGCATCCCTGTCCCCGCCTTCTCAGCGGCCTTCACCCACTACGACACCCTGCGCACCGGCCACCCCGGCACCTTCCACACCCACTGGTCCCACCCGGACCGCCCCGAGTCGACAACCTGACACGCCACTCCTCAGCACCCGCACCCCACCTCAGCGAAGGACTCAGCACCCATGACCGTGATCAATGACATCGACGTCCAGGCCCTCAAGGACACCACCGCCGCCGTCGAGGCCGACCCCCGCCTCGGCCGGGCCACCTTCTCCGTCGACGGCACCTGGCAGGGCGGCTGCCGCCTCACCGCCCGGACCGGCGCCCTCGCCCAGGGCGGCGAGCAGGACGAGACACGCATCGCCAAGTACACAATGAGCAGCGACGAACCCACCGTACTCCTGGGCACCGACACCGCCGTCTCACCTGCCGAGTACGTACTGCACGCCCTCGCCGGCTGCTACACGGTCACCCTCTCCGCCCTCGCAGCAGCTCAGGGCATCGCGCTCAAGGGCTTCCGCCTCGAACTCGAAGCCGACATCGACCTGCGAGGCTTCCT
It encodes:
- the trxA gene encoding thioredoxin — translated: MSAARPVTDASFADDVLLSDKPVLVDFWATWCPPCRAVSPILDKLAADHADTLKVVKLDVDQNPVTARQYGITSIPTMKVFQGGRPVKTLVGALPQAALEAELAPYLRSAA
- a CDS encoding carboxymuconolactone decarboxylase family protein, whose translation is MSGVRVTPWQDDSFPSPPAQLLAAMQGRRPNGELIGIDRVLLRSFPLATGWNELLGRVRADFSLELEYRELIMLRVAVLNRADFEWNVHHPAYLQAGGTEDKCLALKKPDAADGIFDAKERALIALTDQSTRQVEVDPELIEELKESFGETKTVEAVATVAAYNMVSRFLVALAI
- a CDS encoding OsmC family protein, coding for MTVINDIDVQALKDTTAAVEADPRLGRATFSVDGTWQGGCRLTARTGALAQGGEQDETRIAKYTMSSDEPTVLLGTDTAVSPAEYVLHALAGCYTVTLSALAAAQGIALKGFRLELEADIDLRGFLDIDATVRPGLQQIRVRLHVDAPDTPREQIEELVALVENRSPIRDTLVSPVDVVTTLA